A single region of the Ziziphus jujuba cultivar Dongzao chromosome 10, ASM3175591v1 genome encodes:
- the LOC107411030 gene encoding scarecrow-like protein 14 yields MDTLLEGLPGSVNRFRFDHDSTLGYSNQNLAHEFKVEHKFNGSHFSPDDLEIPCDSSSSPSSGSSSSDADYPENSQDFSPAVLKYINEMLMEEEDLEVKPCMLQDCLALQAAEKSLYEVIGQNYPSSFNQSLSVCSSKRVDSEGGFDQHEFESSFIQNSLTDSPPVDSLLVLDSPPVDSLLVLDSFSETNYVDHFNEGIKEARKFLPNRKVEIIDLESSTPLKVDERYKSKSISKGKKNHHREDGDADQQGRSNKHSAVSPDSYEPQEMFDKVLLCQNGHPDLESCADDNDKIGEKGKLLTKGSSSKKSRQKKLEVVDLWSLLNQCAQAVANYDQKTANLLLQQIKQHSSPYGDGTQRLAHYFANGLEVRLVGGSPLYMTYVSNGTSAADILKAYHAYITACPFKRMSNIFANRTIAKLAAKATRLHIIDFGILYGYQWPCLIQGLSVRSGGPPMLRVTGIEFPQPGFRPSERVEETGRRLANYCKRFNVPFEYHVIAKKWETIRYEDLKIDRDEFIAVNCIYRMRNIPDETVLEDSPRDTVLKLIKRINPDIFIHGVVNGTYNTPFFLTRFREALYHFSALFDMFEASLSTEDQDRLRFEKEVFGKDVMNVIACEGLQRVERPETYKQWQVRNVRAGFKQVPLDREIVKKVKNMVRSEYHKDFVVDEDGMWMLQGWKGRIIKAISCWKAA; encoded by the coding sequence ATGGACACCCTTTTGGAAGGATTACCTGGTTCTGTAAACAGATTCAGATTTGACCATGATTCAACCTTGGGCTATTCAAACCAGAATCTTGCTCATGAGTTCAAAGTAGAGCATAAATTCAATGGTTCCCATTTCTCTCCTGACGATTTAGAAATTCCTTGTGATTCATCATCTTCTCCGTCTTCGGGATCGAGCTCATCCGATGCAGATTACCCAGAAAACAGCCAAGATTTCTCTCCTGCTGTTCTTAAGTACATAAATGAGATGCTGATGGAAGAAGAAGATTTGGAGGTCAAGCCCTGCATGTTGCAGGACTGTTTGGCTCTCCAAGCTGCTGAAAAATCTTTGTACGAAGTTATTGGTCAGAATTATCCCTCTTCCTTTAATCAATCTCTTTCCGTTTGTTCTAGCAAGCGGGTTGATTCAGAAGGGGGTTTTGATCAACATGAATTCGAATCTTCTTTTATCCAAAATTCTCTAACTGATTCTCCTCCTGTAGATTCCCTCTTAGTTTTAGATTCTCCTCCTGTAGATTCCCTCTTAGTTTTAGATTCATTTTCTGAAACCAACTATGTGGACCATTTCAATGAAGGAATAAAGGAAGCAAGGAAGTTCCTTCCAAACAGGAAGGTGGAAATCATTGATCTGGAAAGCAGTACCCCATTGAAGGTTGATGAAAGGTACAAATCGAAAAGCATATCGAAGGGGAAGAAGAATCATCATCGAGAAGACGGAGACGCTGATCAACAAGGGAGGAGTAACAAGCATTCTGCTGTTTCTCCAGATTCTTATGAGCCACAAGAAATGTTTGACAAAGTATTGCTTTGTCAAAATGGACACCCAGATTTAGAATCCTGCGCTGATGACAACGACAAAATTGGGGAGAAGGGAAAGTTGCTGACAAAGGGATCAAGTAGCAAAAAATCAAGGCAGAAGAAACTGGAAGTTGTGGATTTGTGGTCACTTCTGAATCAATGTGCACAAGCTGTGGCAAACTATGACCAAAAAACTGCAAACCTACTACTCCAGCAAATAAAGCAACATTCTTCGCCGTATGGTGATGGAACTCAAAGATTAGCTCATTACTTTGCTAATGGTCTCGAGGTTCGATTGGTTGGAGGGTCACCATTATACATGACTTATGTCAGTAATGGGACATCGGCTGCTGATATCTTGAAAGCTTACCATGCCTACATCACTGCATGCCCTTTCAAGAGAATGTCAAACATCTTTGCTAACAGAACAATTGCTAAACTTGCAGCCAAAGCAACAAGGCTTCACATCATCGATTTTGGTATTCTCTATGGTTACCAATGGCCCTGTCTCATCCAAGGTCTTTCAGTGAGATCCGGTGGACCTCCAATGCTTCGTGTCACGGGCATTGAGTTTCCCCAACCAGGTTTCAGGCCTTCCGAAAGGGTTGAAGAGACAGGGCGAAGATTGGCAAACTACTGCAAGAGATTCAATGTCCCATTTGAGTACCATGTCATAGCAAAGAAATGGGAAACTATTCGATACGAGGACCTCAAAATCGATAGAGATGAATTCATTGCAGTGAACTGTATCTACAGGATGAGGAACATACCGGATGAAACTGTGTTGGAGGACAGTCCGAGGGACACAGTTCTGAAGCTGATAAAGAGAATCAATCCGGACATATTCATCCATGGTGTTGTTAATGGGACATACAACACGCCTTTCTTTCTCACACGGTTCAGGGAAGCACTTTATCACTTCTCTGCACTGTTTGATATGTTTGAGGCAAGCCTGTCAACCGAAGATCAAGACAGACTGAGGTTTGAGAAAGAAGTGTTTGGTAAAGATGTCATGAATGTCATAGCATGTGAAGGTCTGCAGAGGGTTGAGAGGCCTGAGACTTACAAGCAATGGCAGGTTCGAAACGTAAGGGCGGGGTTCAAGCAGGTACCACTGGACAGAGAGatagtgaagaaagtgaagaacATGGTTAGGTCGGAATACCATAAAGATTTTGTTGTGGATGAAGATGGGATGTGGATGCTGCAGGGATGGAAAGGAAGAATAATCAAGGCCATTTCTTGCTGGAAAGCTGCCTAG
- the LOC107411043 gene encoding uncharacterized protein C24B11.05 has protein sequence MENKDQHKQTPEPKYDCLLFDLDDTLYPFSSGLSLEICKNIQEYMLQRLGMEKDKVPELCLSLYKDYGTTLAGLRAIGYNFEYDDFHSFVHGRLSYDILKPDPVLRGLLLSLPFRKVIFTNADKAHAAKVLSRLGLEDCFEGIICFETLNPTNNDIPANKDEIESGGRPSTTLSAGIPDANEDLHHLNANRVLPRTPVVCKPFEDAYEKVFKIANINPHKTLFFDDNINNLRTAKRKGLNTVLVGSSNRIASVDYALESIHNIREALPELWEGKEKSENVRYSGEVAIETPVQA, from the exons ATGGAAAACAAGGACCAGCACAAGCAAACGCCAGAACCAAAATATGACTGTCTTCTCTTTG ATCTGGATGACACTCTGTATCCTTTTAGCTCTGGTCTCTCATTAGAAATCTGTAAGAATATTCAAG AATATATGCTTCAAAGGCTTGGCATGGAGAAGGATAAAGTCCCTGAACTGTGTCTCTCTTTGTACAAGGACTATGGGACCACATTAGCTGGTCTCAGG gCTATTGGCTATAACTTTGAGTATGACGATTTTCATAG TTTTGTTCATGGGAGATTATCCTACGATATCCTTAAGCCTGATCCTGTTTTAAGGGGTCTTTTGCTAAGCTTGCCTTTCCGAAAAGTT ATTTTTACAAATGCGGATAAGGCTCATGCAGCTAAAGTGCTTAGCAGGCTTGGATTGGAGGACTGCTTTGAGGGAATTATATGCTTCGAGACTTTGAATCCCACCAATAATGATATACCTGCTAATAAAGATGAAATTGAATCTGGAGGAAGACCAAGTACTACTTTAAGCGCTGGAATTCCAGATGCCAATGAAGATTTACATCATCTTAATGCCAATCGTGTACTACCAAGAACTCCAGTTGTTTGCAAACCGTTTGAAGATGCATATGAAAAAGTGTTCAAGATAGCAAACATCAATCCTCATAAAACG TTATTCTTTGATGATAACATCAATAATTTACGAACTGCAAAACGAAAAGGTCTCAATACGGTATTG GTGGGCTCCTCGAACCGAATTGCATCTGTGGATTATGCACTGGAAAGCATCCATAATATCAGGGAAGCATTACCAGAGCTATGGGAAGGCAAGGAGAAGTCTGAAAATGTCAGGTATTCAGGAGAAGTCGCAATTGAGACACCCGTACAAGCTTAG
- the LOC107411007 gene encoding uncharacterized protein LOC107411007 has product MAKRELSSNLRNLKFMQRAAQREEMAKKEEVKPDVTFSSPSTTSRKCVVIMEGDPHPGAIKGRMSFQSFNPTIDKLNEEAGSPCQPTASATCSDLQSGKSSLRENGSSMDEAECSNMDKLDWEANGDHKRKQSEVMPESQYPRKSPKTDQGDQRSSPNTSKGSFKKPKGGKLDWSVLRRSKS; this is encoded by the exons ATGGCTAAGCGAGAGCTTTCCAGCAATCTGAGAAATTTGAAG TTCATGCAAAGGGCAGCTCAGAGAGAGGAGAtggcaaagaaagaagaagtcaAACCTGATGTAACTTTTTCCTCCCCTTCTACCACATCTAGGAAGTG TGTGGTAATAATGGAAGGTGACCCCCATCCTGGAGCAATTAAAGGTCGGATGTCGTTTCAAAGTTTCAATCCAACCATCGAT AAACTGAATGAAGAAGCAGGAAGCCCCTGTCAGCCAACAGCTTCTGCCACTTGTTCTGATCTTCAAAGTGGAAAATCATCTTTAAG AGAAAATGGGTCCTCAATGGATGAAGCAGAGTGCTCAAATATGGATAAATTAGATTGGGAGGCTAATGGAGACCACAAAAGAAAACAATCTGAAGTAATGCCTGAATCTCAATACCCAAGGAAATCACCCAAAACTGATCAAGGTGATCAGCGGTCATCACCAAATACGAGTAAAGGCTCTTTCAAGAAACCAAAGGGTGGAAAGCTGGATTGGAGTGTTCTTAGACGATCAAAGAGTTAA
- the LOC107411041 gene encoding scarecrow-like protein 30, whose translation MDVGDSSNAMLKFINEMLMEEELDGKLEDSLALQVAEKSFYDVLGQKYPPSPIQPPFSGSFKNVDKLVDRIPLRFGISEKDYYQSGYSSKDSIAANTSGVHDQDGYEYSEVQTSPSEPQVCTRSVPYSFCDLQSFGNFRGGTGKSSSVIIPSTKFGTIDMERNPLSMTAGHGENVVDMPEERNNLPTGSRAKRNHQLDHGGGNLEGRDNKHSAVYADDFSDLQEMFDKVLLNHGDDDESNALRGFSHVEGHRKLQHIEQAKESGKKTRSKKVQNNEEEMVDLWTLLTQCAQAAASYDQITATKLLKQIREHSSVEGDATQRVAHYFASGLEARLEGIRTPSFTPHVRNHVSPADILEAYHLFLTACPFKRMSNFFANRTILKLAQEATRIHIIDFGILFGFQWPCLIQHLSKRPGGPPKLRITGIELPQPGFRPAATVEGAVHRLKNYCKRFNVPVEFKIIAQKWEIIRVEDLNIDRDEFTAVNCLSRLKHIPDETVMPNNPRDTVLKLIRSMNPDVFITGVINGTFNSPFFLTRFKEALFHYFTLFDMLDASVPRENKARMNFERAIYGKEIMNVIGCEGAERIVRPETYKQWQARITNAGFKQMTPNQDIVEKIKSMVKLGYHKNFVVAEQGQWLLQGWKGRICLALTSWKPA comes from the coding sequence ATGGACGTCGGGGATTCATCGAATGCCATGCTCAAGTTCATTAACGAAATGCTCATGGAAGAAGAGCTGGATGGGAAACTGGAGGACTCTTTGGCTCTTCAAGTCGCTGAGAAATCATTTTATGATGTGCTTGGTCAGAAATACCCTCCTTCACCTATTCAACCCCCTTTTTCTGGTTCCTTCAAGAATGTCGATAAGCTGGTTGATCGAATTCCCCTGAGATTCGGTATCAGCGAGAAAGACTACTACCAAAGTGGATACAGCAGCAAAGACTCCATAGCGGCCAACACAAGTGGGGTTCACGACCAAGATGGGTACGAATATTCTGAGGTCCAAACATCTCCTTCTGAGCCTCAGGTGTGTACACGTTCGGTTCCATATTCGTTTTGTGATTTACAATCTTTTGGGAATTTTAGGGGAGGAACAGGGAAATCAAGTTCAGTTATCATTCCGAGTACAAAATTTGGAACCATTGACATGGAGAGAAACCCATTATCAATGACTGCAGGGCATGGTGAAAATGTTGTGGACATGCCGGAGGAGAGAAACAACTTGCCAACTGGTTCAAGAGCCAAGAGAAATCATCAGCTGGACCATGGTGGTGGAAATCTAGAAGGGAGGGACAACAAACATTCAGCGGTTTATGCCGATGACTTTTCTGATCTACAAGAGATGTTTGATAAGGTTTTGCTCAACCATGGGGATGATGACGAGTCAAATGCTCTTCGTGGGTTTTCTCATGTTGAAGGACATAGGAAGTTGCAGCACATTGAGCAGGCAAAAGAGTCCGGTAAGAAAACGCGTTCCAAGAAAGTACAAAACAACGAGGAAGAAATGGTAGATTTGTGGACCCTCCTAACTCAGTGTGCCCAAGCTGCTGCAAGCTATGACCAGATAACTGCAACAAAGCTGCTCAAGCAGATAAGGGAGCACTCTTCTGTAGAAGGTGATGCAACTCAGAGGGTAGCTCATTACTTTGCTAGTGGCCTTGAGGCTCGCTTGGAAGGAATCAGGACCCCTTCGTTTACGCCCCATGTGAGGAATCATGTTTCACCTGCTGATATTTTAGAAGCTTACCATCTCTTTCTTACTGCTTGTCCTTTCAAGAGGATGTCCAATTTCTTTGCAAACAGAACAATCTTGAAACTAGCACAGGAAGCTACAAGGATTCACATTATTGATTTTGGTATTCTCTTTGGTTTCCAATGGCCCTGCCTCATCCAACATCTCTCAAAAAGACCTGGTGGACCTCCCAAGCTCCGTATCACTGGAATTGAGCTTCCCCAACCCGGTTTCCGACCTGCTGCAACGGTGGAAGGGGCAGTGCATCGCCTGAAAAATTATTGCAAGAGGTTTAACGTCCCTGTTGAGTTTAAGATCATTGCTCAGAAATGGGAAATTATCCGAGTTGAGGATCTCAATATCGATAGAGATGAGTTTACCGCAGTAAACTGTTTGAGTCGCTTAAAGCACATACCGGATGAAACAGTGATGCCCAACAATCCAAGAGATACTGTCCTCAAGTTGATCAGGAGCATGAATCCTGATGTTTTCATCACCGGTGTTATCAATGGGACATTCAACTCACCCTTCTTCCTCACACGGTTCAAAGAGGCACTATTCCACTACTTCACGCTGTTTGATATGCTCGATGCCAGCGTGCCCCGAGAAAACAAAGCGAGAATGAATTTTGAGAGAGCAATATATGGAAAGGAAATTATGAATGTGATAGGGTGTGAAGGTGCAGAGAGAATTGTAAGGCCGGAGACCTACAAACAGTGGCAAGCTCGGATTACAAACGCTGGATTCAAACAGATGACACCAAACCAGGATATAGTAGAGAAAATTAAGAGCATGGTGAAATTGGGGTACCATAAGAACTTTGTTGTTGCTGAACAAGGGCAGTGGTTGCTGCAAGGATGGAAGGGAAGGATTTGCCTTGCTCTAACCTCTTGGAAACCTGCCTAG